ACGCATGGATGAGATCGCAAATACCGGAAATGCTGAGCGATCAACAACAAATCGCCTGGCACGATGCCACAACGGAACGACAACGATGGACCTTGTCGGTGAATTCGAACTTCGTGATCGCAGTGCTGGACGACTTGATTTTCCTGAGTGATCGGCAGCGTGATTCTATGTCTGAGGCGGTTCGCCTGGTGACGGATGAAAGCCGCCGCAAACGGTTGGAATTAGAATCCGGGATATTCCGCTTCCCTCCAGAGAGTAGCATACTGCCGACGGCTCAGCGCTACCTCTTCTTGTCGGGGCCGCCGCGAGATGTACTAAACTCTGGCCAAAAGCGCATCCTTTACGGCCACAGCACCCGAGTTGTTGGTGGCGGTCGACCTAATACGCGTGTGCCGCTTCCAATTGATGCTGTCGATGAAAAGCGTATAAAGGAGGTGATCGTTGAATTTCGCGACAAGCACCTCCCGGACTTCGCCGAATATGTCGAAGAGCGCGTCGCGGTTATGCACGAGGAACTCGCACTGACCGAGAGTCAACAGCGACATCTGGTCGTCGCAGGGAGGGGAGCCACGAAACAGTGTCTGTTTCAATGGCAGACGATCACAATCGACAACCTGCTGCAGATGGGAAAACAGATTCAGGGACTGAATAGACCAGGCATGGGGACGATCGCGAGGAAAGTTTACGGGCCGTCGGTGCGCGTAATAGAACTGGAATTGATCTGGCAACATGCAATCACTGAAATCACGTCGAGCATTGATGTACAGCGTAAGCGTCCATTTCGCCGGACGGCCATCGTCGAGTACGTCACCGCGATGCTCGACAAAGAACTTTGGCTCAGCCCTGATCAACGGGAACCTCTTGCTGCTCTGGTCGACGCCAGCTTCCCGCCCGCAATCAACATCGAACAACCGCAGGCCAGAGAGTTGGGATTGTTGGTGACGCCTCTTTTTCGAATTCCGGACGATGAACTGGCGCCAGTGCTTCGCGAGTCGCAGAGAAGGGCGTGGAAGTCTTTACAGGCCGAGTTTAAACGTCGCGGCGATCACGTTGTTCTGCCTCTGAAGGATGGCAGTGAGGTCTTGTTCCACGTAACGCCCTGACGCACTTGGAATCAGTCAATAGCTTGCTGGTTCACGCCGCGCCGCGTTTCTTCATTTCGCGAGTCAACTTTTGTCGCAGACGCTGCATGCCGCAGATTTCGACAGGCTGCGAGACTTCGTGGCCCAGCACATGGAAACGCCAGCCGTGTTGCTGCTGGCACTGTGCATGAGAATGGCCGTGACTTGTGATGACGATTCCGTAGAATGAAGCCATCTCGCTAAAAAGGACGCCTACATGCTATCAGACGAATCCCAGCGAATTGCTGCCGAAGCAAAACAACTGTACGACGAGCAACTCCGCGAGCGTCTTGAGTTAAGTGACCACGGGAAGTTTGTTTGTATTGAACCGAAGTCCGGCGAGTACTTTCTCGGAAACACGTTCGACGATGCGGTCAATCAGGCAATTGACGCCCACCCGGATCGCCTGACCCACACCTTGCGGATCGGCCATTCCGCAGCGCTGCACATTGGAGTTATGTTTCAGTGAAAGGAGTTGTCGATGACGACCTGCGAGCGTTGATTGAAGTGTCTGTCTGCGGTGAACCAGACGGCGAAAAATCGTCCGTCTTCGCATGGATCGACACGGCATTTAACGGTGGGCTGGTTCTGCCGCGTCATGAGATTGACAGGTTAGGACTCAAGGAATACTCATCGACGCCTGCAATTCTTGCGGATGGTCAAGAGGTCGAGTTGCCAACCTTCACGTGCCACGTTGAGTGGTTCGGGAAGGAGTACCGTACTCAGATCGTGGCGAATGAAGGTGCCCATCCATTACTGGGTACCATGTTGCTGGATGGCCACGATTTAAGTGTCAGCTATAAGCGTAAGACGGTCGATTTGATCTGACGAACGACCGTCACGGCACATCGCAGAGTCGCTACCCTCACGCCGCGTCGCGTTTCTTCATTTCGCGAGTCAACTTTTGTCGCAGGCGCTGCATGCCGCGGATCCAGCGGTCGTGGTCGTCGGTCTTCAATGAGAAGAACTCGGCCACTTCCGGATGAGGCA
This DNA window, taken from Fuerstiella marisgermanici, encodes the following:
- a CDS encoding clan AA aspartic protease codes for the protein MKGVVDDDLRALIEVSVCGEPDGEKSSVFAWIDTAFNGGLVLPRHEIDRLGLKEYSSTPAILADGQEVELPTFTCHVEWFGKEYRTQIVANEGAHPLLGTMLLDGHDLSVSYKRKTVDLI